The genome window GTTCAATCAGCAATCATTAGATAAATTGATTATTGGCACATGTGTTACTGTACACCTGCCATAATAGTCCTCTTTTGACATCTACTCCGTAACTATAAGCTTGGCTACTGGTAAGTACACCTTAACCCATTTTCACATTTGTTCGGTGATACCTACACCAAAGCAGTATCATTACTTTCCAAGCTCAAACCTTATCTCTTCACCATAATAGGTATATGAAGTAAAGTAGTTGATCATCTTTTCTAAGATCTCCGCAATTCGTTGGACGGTATCCTGCAAGTCCGAGCATGGCTTAAAGTACACTCCAATTCTCCCTTTTCCCATGACGATATCAGGGTGTACACGTTCCTTTATTGAAACGTAGTGATTCTGCAACCACTCGTACAATATTTTTTGATTATGGCAAAATGAAGTTCCACATAAGCAAGGTTCCTCCTATCCTGAACCGAGCAATTATAGTTAATACCATCCCGTCCGCCACCGATCACAATTCTTCGATTGCTCTCATTATGCTTCTTTGCTTTGTGTAGGTTGATATACTGTGGTAATCGTTCTCGTAGCTTCTCCATAGTATAATTTTTCACATCGTCAAGGCGTGTGAAATCATATTGATCTACCGCTACTGCTTTTCCAACATGAGTATGAGGAATCTGCTCGTGCCAGTCAACCAATCTAAATGGCTTTTGGATCTGGTTGATAAGATCTAGGTTACTCCATATATCAAGTTTATACATGGTATTCAGTTGCTCAGTACAGGTAGTATCGTCTGATTAATTTCTACTGCATAAAAGTTTATATACTTCTGTCGCCTATGATCTTTCAGGAGAGACCTTACTGCCTTTATGTGCTCAGGATTAAATTGAGTGGCGAGCCAAACGACCAAACCTTCGCTAAGCGACATGATGATCGGCTTCACCTTTTGTACAAGATGCTCCATATTCGAGGGGTGACCTGGCTCTCCAAAAACACTTCCAGTCGTCGATGCTTATTAACAGCATAATAATCGATCTTTTTGCCACCGTTTGATCTTTCAAGTTCAATATTGGATAACTCTAAACCAATCACTCGCTCTAATTCACCTTTGTATTTTTTCAGATATAAGGTCAATATCATCTCTTTTTGAGAATTCTTAATGCTCATTGACATCATCCTTTATGTTTATGAAAAAGAGGATGAGCCTTGGCCCCCTCTTCCTGGTCTTTTATGAAACCTTTCTTAATCGATCAATCATGTCGGCCAAGTTGCAGGATTCTCGCATTTTCGTTTCGGATGTCCACTCACAAGAAAGGATATGCTTTACGATAGCAAGCAGATGTTCCTTTATTTCTCTGTTTACTGGTTCATCATTCACAAGGTAGTCACTGCAAATAAGTAATTCTTCGAGCGACAAATTGCGTTCTTTTGGAGCTTTTTCATGAAAGATTGCCTCAAACAATACGTCGCTTGGAATCTTTAAAGCTTCAGCAAATCGTTTCACAATTTTAATGCTCGGTGAGTCCCTCTGTCCCTGCTCCAATCTGTTTAGATAAGATGGCGAAATCCCACTCACCATATACACATCGTTCAACGATAGTCCTCGAAGCTCTCGAAAATATCTGATGAGAACGCCTAAGTTTTTTGCCAATGCATCAATCTCATCATTAAGCTGATCCACATCACTTTTGTTCTTCTCCTTCAATTTATCATCATTCATGTAACCGACTCCTCCTCATATCTTTTCTCTAACGAGAAACCTGTGTTCTTTTGAACTCTATATTCTAAGCATTGCCCATAAGGTCAATAACTCTTGAAACCTATTTCCTTTCTTTTTCCCTAGCTTTTGCTACATAGTTCCCGATAGTTACAGCTACTGCAGGTCCTAGGATTTTGGGTCTTGGGAAATGCCTCGAATCCAAACGGCTTATTTTGTTCAATATCCTCTATGTATCCACACATGAGTTCCATAGACATTCGAAATGTATTCAGCATATTATCTATGTCCATCTGCTTAACTTGAATACTTTTCTGCTTACCTATCTGTAGGTACTCAATTTTGGCCTCAATTTCACCTAGATCGATATTCAGTTTTTCATGCAAGAACCAAACGTAGAGGACTACTTGGTAAAAATCATCAGGTCTTTCCTTTCCTGTCTTCCAATCCACGATGACATAACGTCCATTTTCTTCTTGATAAACAAGATCCAAGACAGCAAAGATGTTTATGCCATCAACTTTCATGACACGAAACCGTTCTGCATCAACAATTTTTACTTTCTGGTTGTGACTAATTACGTTGAAGGTCCGACTGCTTACAAAATGATTCACACTTAATCTCGTACGTTCTTGAATATCGTGTATTTTCTCTTTTGTTAACGAACCATCGTAGTAAATTTCTTGGAGCATGGAGTACTTGCTGGGCTTTTCAAACCACTGTGCTCGTCTATGTATCGAGTCAGCGTATGCAGTGTTCAAATCGGCCCGTATACTTTCAACGAGGTGGCTCTCTGATTGGATTTTCTCTTCACTTTGAACGTGACCTATCACCTGTTGGATCTGTTTATGAACAGAATTTCCTAGGAGAATTTCTGTGGATACCATTTTCTTTAAACGGTAAGCATGCTTGGAAACACTGCTGGCTTTTTGCAACCACCCATTATGGGATAGGTAATAAGTAAAAAAATACTGCATTTGGCAGTTCATCAATGTTTTATGGCGACTAAGGCTCCAGCTCATTTCAGGAAACTGCTTCACTTCAAGCATTCGCAATCCCTCGCATAACAGTCTGTTGTTCTCAATTACCCCTTCCCTATGGAACCTCTCGTGCAACTTCCCCCTGTCCTCTATTCCAATGGTGTTTAGGTTGCAACCTAATAAAAAATGCGTCTACTCCATCATGTTTTGGAGTGACGCACCTTGTATTTCGATTTGAAATTCCTCTTCTATTCTTTTTCCTCAATCGCATTTAACATCTCCTCCATAAGAACTGACGTTTGTATATTTATATTAAAAACTATATCATGACCTATTACCTTACAATATTTGTCTATATGAATTTTCCCATCGGTTATTGCCTAAAAAAGCAGGGGATAGTTGAACAAGGGCAAGGTAGATATTCAGATTGTATCCACAGATACCTTTGTGGATAATGTTGATATCCTGAAGGTTGAATAGAATTACGGGAATCTAAAGCTTTACGTATCGCTCTCTTTTCCCCACCCTTGGATTCTGTAACTAATCTCATACTTTCTGCATAAGATGCTCATATTTTTCCCTACAATTTGTGAATGTTCTTCATATATTGTATGCATATTGTTTATATGGCATCTTTACCATCTGACTACTTCATACGCCATTTTAAATTATGAGTCCTTACCTTATGCATAACCAAGTCATAAATCTCCATTCCAACACATATTTTCAGCATTTCTCTTTCATTGATATCGCTCAGAAGATGATTGGCAATATCCTTATCCATGTAGTCATGTGTAAGGACACCATACGCAAATAACTGTAAGCCATGATGAAAGTCATCAATTGGGAACATATATTGTCTTCCTGCAAGATTCCCTCTCAGCATTCGTAATACACCAAATCCGCACTGCTTTGCATTGACAATGTGGATCTCAGCTTCCTCATTCATTTCAAATCGGAATGCTACATCAGTACATTCAGGAATATCGTCTTCACGTATGGCTAAACGGAAAGAAACTTCTTTCGGTACATGATCTTCAGACAGATATTCATTTCCTTCATCATCAAAGATCACTTTAGAAATCACTTCAAAGTCCCAGTTCCTTCTCAATCCATTGAGATCAATTGCTTTAATTTTGCCAGCTTTTTTAGGCCTAAACAGTCCCATTCTTTTAAACATTTGATCATATCTCCTTATTTATTAACAGACCTAAATACAATCCCTAAGATTACTTGACTTCCATCGTGAGATTTCCTGTAATCAGTTGATCACCACAGCAATTTCCCGATTATGTCCCTACACTCAAATCAAAACCTTTGAACATTTATTAATAACAATTAGAAGCAGGCCAATATATCCCTGCGAATCCGAATTGTATTATCCTTACCATCAAGGATGTCTGATCGACCTGTACCATAAGCCTTAAGGCCGTGGATTCCTTTTTCCGATTTGATGGTTATACGATAACTCTCACGTTTATAGTGGAGATCCAAGCAATCCTTTGCTTCTTCGAAAGATAATATAGCAATTTCACTATCCTGCAGTTTTTCTTGACCACAAATCAGAGCAAAACATAATTTCCTTCCATTTTTTCTAAAGTTTTTAAGAAATTCAATTTCATCATGCGAAAAAGCAAATTGCCAAAGTTGAGTATCCTTATTTTGTCTCTTCAAAGGTGCGGATACATACTTCGAATATATTTGATAATCACCTTTATCTGTTGAAACTGAATAGATTCTTCTAGACTCACCAGGTTCAATGATCGCTGGGGCCAATCCGTTGTTGATAAGTCCAGATAGCATTGATCCGAAATAAAAATCAGCTTTTCTAACAATACTCATTACATTCTTCCTCCTATTTATTAATTTGTGTAAACCGTTGTGATCTTTCGCTTTCACTTTTGCTGACATTACATATTCAGTGCTAAAACACGTTTTTCACACGTAGGATCAAAAACTTCTTCAGTTATTTTTATCCCTTTCAACCAACACCTTTAGCTGATTCCCTTCGAATGATACGCAACGAAGACGTGATCACAAAAACGTTTTTCTGTGTGAGCTGTACTGTACTGTCCCTACATTTAAAACACCAGAGATCTTTCACATGGTACTTTTCACGTTGCTGTCCTCTCAATCCTGGCAAGGGAGTCATGCTTCCACAAGAGCTACAATAAAATTCACTGATTCTGTATCCCCTCATTTGCTCTGTACCTCCATTTTCTTTTTTGACTTCATCTTTTATTAACTATCAAACACAGAAATGTACACGCTGAATGAAATATTTTTTGTACCGATGCCAATAAAAAGACCACAGCAACGTAGCTGTGGTTGAAATGTCCTCCAGGTTCCCATAATGGCCACCCTTTACTTTGGTATTCGTTATATATTCACCACAAAGGCGTACCTTACACACAAGGAAACAGTACAATTTTACAATCCTAGCTTTTCGTCAATACACACCTTTTTTGACACAGCATCGAAATCCTATAATAATTTCGGTTAGGGAAAGTCTTGAAAACTCACTTTGTCATATAAAGGTACAAGTGTCTAAATGTTTGCTAAACTCATAACTTTCAAAAGCCGT of Brevibacillus choshinensis contains these proteins:
- a CDS encoding PD-(D/E)XK nuclease family protein, which gives rise to MLEVKQFPEMSWSLSRHKTLMNCQMQYFFTYYLSHNGWLQKASSVSKHAYRLKKMVSTEILLGNSVHKQIQQVIGHVQSEEKIQSESHLVESIRADLNTAYADSIHRRAQWFEKPSKYSMLQEIYYDGSLTKEKIHDIQERTRLSVNHFVSSRTFNVISHNQKVKIVDAERFRVMKVDGINIFAVLDLVYQEENGRYVIVDWKTGKERPDDFYQVVLYVWFLHEKLNIDLGEIEAKIEYLQIGKQKSIQVKQMDIDNMLNTFRMSMELMCGYIEDIEQNKPFGFEAFPKTQNPRTCSSCNYRELCSKS
- a CDS encoding helix-turn-helix domain-containing protein; amino-acid sequence: MNDDKLKEKNKSDVDQLNDEIDALAKNLGVLIRYFRELRGLSLNDVYMVSGISPSYLNRLEQGQRDSPSIKIVKRFAEALKIPSDVLFEAIFHEKAPKERNLSLEELLICSDYLVNDEPVNREIKEHLLAIVKHILSCEWTSETKMRESCNLADMIDRLRKVS